The Streptomyces sp. B3I8 nucleotide sequence TCGCGGCACAGCCACGGGGGCACGATCAGGTCGTGCTCGAAGCCGAGCACGAGGACTGGAACGGCCACCCGGCCGAGCGCGTCGAGCCGATTCGCCGGCTCCCTTCCCGCAGGTATCGGCACCGGGGCCGTCCCGGCCCGCTCGGCCGCCTCGAACAGGTCGAGCCAGTCGAGCAGTTCGTCCTCGCGCCGCCAGGTGGCGGGCGACAGATTGAACACGGCGCGCTGCCAGGCCGCGTAGCGCGGCGGCAGCGACACCCCTGCGGCCGCCAGCTCCCGTTCGGCGTCGGCCATCGCCCTGCCGGTCAGGTCTCCGCGGCCGCGCGTGGCCATCAGCACCGCCCCGGTCACCAGGTCGGGCCGGGCGAGCATGAGCTCCTGCACGACCTCGCCCCCGGACGAGACACCGACGGCCCGGAGTCCGGGGATGTCCAACTCCGCAAGGACGTGACACAGTTCGTCGGCGACCGCGCGCGGATCCGGCGGCGCCGACGGAACCCGGAGCGGTCTACGGTCGAAGGTGAGTACCCGGAGACCGGCCGCCCTCAGCGCGGGCACCTGATGCAAATCCCAGACCCGCCCGGAGGCTCCGCCGCCCGCCACGAGCAGCACCGGGTCCCCCTCACCCTCGTCCCGCACGTCGAAATCGGCACTCACCACCCGCACGGTGCGCACGCGCTCTCCTCCCAGTCGGTCCCGGCTCGGGCGAACGGAGCGCACCGGCCGCCTCACGCCCGCCATGCTAGGGCGGTGCGAACCGGCGGCCGACCGGCTGGATCCTGCGAGGTCGCCGCTTCGCACCGTTGTCCAGGTTTGCCCCTCCCTCCTCTTCTTGCACGACAGCTTGATGACCAGGCATCACCCCCCACAGGACCGCACACCCGGGACAGGATGTAGTCCTGGAGGGCCTGGGTATCGCTCGGGATCCCTCCTCCCGACCCGCCCACGCCCGCACCGCTCACCACCGATGCGCGGTCCGGCGATCGCGGAGACGGCCACCCGCCTCACGACCAGGAGAGCTGCAAGCGAATGGACCACGCTGCAACCGCCCCGGCCGCCCCACTGAGCCGACGGGAACGACAGGTACTGGCGCACATGGCGGACGGGCTGACGTACGACGAGATAGCCCAGCACATGGCACTCAGCCGCCACACCGTGGACACCTACATCCGCCGCATCCGGGCGAAGACCGGCGCGCGCAACCGCATGCAGTTGCTGCTGTGCGCCCTGCCCCTGATGACCGACTCGCTCAACACGGCATCCGAACTGACTCTCCAGGACTGAACAGCGCACGAAACGTGGCACACGTACGAGAATCAAAAGTACGGAAGTACAGGAGCTTAGCGATGAAGCATCTGATCCACATCCAGGGCATCCGGTTCTGTGCGGCGGTCGCCGCCCTTGTGGCGTTCGGATTGGTAGGGGCCTCCCACGACGCGGAGCACTCGCGGGCGTCGACCGTCACGGCGACCGACTGTCATCTGACGCACCTGGGCTGCGACGACACGTCCTGGGGCGGCTGAGCCCCCTGGATCGCGCACCGGCCCAGTCAGCCACGGACACTCGACCGCGGCGCGGCAGCTACGGCTGGTGGTGCACGAGTACGGCTCCCAGGGTGCGATGAGGGTTGCGGAGACCTTGGTCCGGGGCCGGCGTCCGGGGGATGGCGCCGGCCCCGGTGGCTGCGAACCAGGGCGGATTGAGCCCTGGTGGCGCGATGACAGGCACGGAACCTCCTTTCGACGGCGGCGAGCGGATCGGCACCATGATCCGCCGCCGCCCCAGGCCCCACCCCACAGGCCGGCACCCAGGACCCGCGCCGCCCTGGTGATGCTTGCCGGCATCAGATGCCGGTAGGCGAGGTACGTCTCCTCGACCGTGCGGTGCGCGTGACCCTGTCACGGCACCCGCGCCGTCCACTCCGGGTCGCTGAACTTGGTGGTGGCCAGGTGCTCGGTGAGGTGCATCGCAAGGCGGAGGGGCGTCCGCATACTGGATGTATGCGGACGTCCCGACAACGCGGCGAGGTGCCGTAGCTGTCGTCGCGCGCCCGCCGGGGATCACGGGACAGCCCTTAGCCATCGGCACCACGTTCACCGCCGTCTTCCGGCCCGCCGGACTTACGGTGCAGACGCAACGGCGCGACGACCGGATCCGCGACGAGGCATTCGAGGCGGACCACCTGCTGCACCCGATGGCGCCCGTTCGGTATGTCCTCGCGGCCCACGATGCGGTACATCACCGCGGCTCACCCCGAACGCACCGGGAAGCTTCCCCGATGAGGCGAGCGGCAGCCATCAACCGGCAGAGCCAAGATCGACGTTGCATGAGGACGGCGTGCACCGGCAGCCGCGCATCACATACTTCGGCTGTGCGCTCACCTTACAGCCATAGCCTTCTGCATTTCCGCCGACGCCGGGGCGTCACTTCCCGGACACTTTCATTCCGAACAGCTTTTCCGCATTCCGGAACGCAATTTTTTCCTTGGCTGCGCGCGGCAGATCGACTCCCCGGAACCAGTCGGTTTGGGTTTTCATATTCGCAAACGGGTAGTCGGTTGCGAACATCACTCGATCCACACTTATGTAGTCCAGCAGGAGATCGAGCAGCTCAGTCTGGGGGAATGCGCTGGTCGTGAACCAGAAATTGTCGTGGAAATACTGCTCGAACGGCTTGTCCAGGCTCTTCTCGGTCACTTCGCCCATCTTCTCCACGACGCGCTTGTAGAAGAACGGAAGACCCTCTCCCATATGGCCGATGATAATTTGCAGCTTCGGATGCCTGTCGAACACTCCCGAGGTGATCATTCGGAGGCACTGAGTAACGACTTCCTGGTGCCATCCATATGCAGAGATGCTGAGAACCTGGTCCTGGAACTCTTTCTGATATTCCGGCCGCATATTGCTGTAGTAGATTTCGAAAACCTCTTCGGGCGGCAGACCCGGATGAATGTATATCGGCACGTCAAGGGCTTCTGCGCGCGCCAGCAGGGGCTCAAAGTCGGGATGGTCGAGGAATTTCTTCCCAATGATTCCATTGGTCAGACATCCCAGGAAGCCATCCTCCCGAACTGTGCGTTCCAGTTCGTCCGCCGAGGCCTCCGGATTCTGCAGAGGCAAGGTCGCAAATGCCTTGAACCGCCCCGGATAGGTGGCCATCGGTCCATCGACGAGCAACTTGTTGAGACGATACGCAAAATCGATGCCCTTCTGACCTTCGACATTCTGCACACCAGGCGTATGTGCGGAAAGGATCTGAACGTCGAGCCCCGCCTCATCCATTGCACCGATGCGACGCGGGCCGAGCTCGGCAAGACCAGTGTCCTCGAGGAACAGCCTGTCGTTCAGCACCATCAACTCACGGGTGGAGAAGGTCTCTTCCGTGCCGATGAAGGGCAGGTCCTGGTCTCGCAGTGAAATGTCCGAAGTCTCGTTGTCGTCCGCTGCCGAGACAATGGCATGCGTGGACAAGCCGGCACCGATGCCAAGTGCCGTGGCGGCGGTCAGAAGGCTGCGGCGTCCCATGGATTTCATGTAGATCTCTCCTCAGGTGTTTGTGTGGTGCGGTATCCGTGCGGCATCCGTCTGCGTGATGCTTAAGATCGACCCTTCGTCGTCACCAGGCGCGCCCAGGTGTCCACCCGCGCCGCGTCCCCCTCTTCGACCTGGACGCCGACCACACCGGTCCCGCCGAGACATTGCCGGCCGGGACCAGAGGTCTTCGCGTCCTGCTCGCTCACCGCGGCAGCACCGCCCGGCGGCACCGCCCATACGACGGCGTGGTGCGTGAGGGCGACGTTCTCCGGTGCGAACTGGGTCCCGGTCAGGAACGCCGTCCTGGACAGGCCCGGATCGATCATCCGGCGCCGTTACCCGTCCGAGGCGCCGCCCTCCGGCGGCGCGGGCGTGCAGGCCTCGGCCATCCTCAGGTCGAGGGACCGCTCGACGCCGCGCGGCGGCTGTGGTGAGCTGACGACTCGCCCGCGTCCGCGCTGTGCGGGCCGGCCGCAGCGGGACCCGCACTGTTGTCGGCGTGCAACTCGCGGGCGACAGGGAACGCCGTCGCCGTCGCCTTGGTGGCCGCCCCGAACCTCGACCGCCCGGGCGGCGCCTTCCCTGACGGTGCTGCGTCGACTGCCATCGCCGGCCTCCTACATACGGGTTGCATCGCTCATCCGCATGCCTACTTCCTACCGAGCGAACCTGAGACGAACGTTAGAACCCGTCCTCGACCCGACGACGCCCACCGGTATGTCGCCGACCCGCTCGCCGACAGGGACGCCCGGTACGACCTGGGCGACGACCACCGGTTGTTCGGCACCCTGTGCCCGGACACGAAGACCGGCGTGGCGGTGTCGAGATCCTGCCCGGTGGGCAAGGCGCAGGCGACACAACCGTCGAGCCGGATGAGCAACGCGTCGACGTCCACCCGGCCGGTGCGGGCGGTGGCGGTGTCGACCCGTCCGCTGCACGCGGCCGTGCCGAGGCGGGCCTCCGCGCGGT carries:
- a CDS encoding alpha/beta fold hydrolase; this translates as MRTVRVVSADFDVRDEGEGDPVLLVAGGGASGRVWDLHQVPALRAAGLRVLTFDRRPLRVPSAPPDPRAVADELCHVLAELDIPGLRAVGVSSGGEVVQELMLARPDLVTGAVLMATRGRGDLTGRAMADAERELAAAGVSLPPRYAAWQRAVFNLSPATWRREDELLDWLDLFEAAERAGTAPVPIPAGREPANRLDALGRVAVPVLVLGFEHDLIVPPWLCREVAAALPLGRYAELADCGHYGYLERPAEVNSALLHFLTGAL
- a CDS encoding response regulator transcription factor, producing the protein MPPPDPPTPAPLTTDARSGDRGDGHPPHDQESCKRMDHAATAPAAPLSRRERQVLAHMADGLTYDEIAQHMALSRHTVDTYIRRIRAKTGARNRMQLLLCALPLMTDSLNTASELTLQD
- a CDS encoding amidohydrolase family protein: MKSMGRRSLLTAATALGIGAGLSTHAIVSAADDNETSDISLRDQDLPFIGTEETFSTRELMVLNDRLFLEDTGLAELGPRRIGAMDEAGLDVQILSAHTPGVQNVEGQKGIDFAYRLNKLLVDGPMATYPGRFKAFATLPLQNPEASADELERTVREDGFLGCLTNGIIGKKFLDHPDFEPLLARAEALDVPIYIHPGLPPEEVFEIYYSNMRPEYQKEFQDQVLSISAYGWHQEVVTQCLRMITSGVFDRHPKLQIIIGHMGEGLPFFYKRVVEKMGEVTEKSLDKPFEQYFHDNFWFTTSAFPQTELLDLLLDYISVDRVMFATDYPFANMKTQTDWFRGVDLPRAAKEKIAFRNAEKLFGMKVSGK